AAGAATCATTTTTAGCACACAATGTATATCTTTTATTCGTTTCAAGCGAACCGTTTGTCAACCTTCCCACAGCAATCTGTCCAACGTAAGAATCGTAGTCAAGATTTGTTACCAGAAATTGAAGTTGCTCATTATCATCTGCTTCAGGTCCGGGGATTTCATTCACGATTTTATCGAATAATGGTTTCAAATCTTTATTGCTATCTCCCAATTTCAAGTGGGCTTCACCGATTGTTGCCTGAGTATATAATATTGGGAATTCAATCTGCTTTTCATTGGCGCCGAGTTCTATGAATAAATCGAAGACTTCATTTAAGACTTCATCAATTCGTGCGTCTTTTCGATCAATTTTATTAATGACAAGTATAATCGGCAGATCCTTTGCCAATGCTTTTTTCAAAACAAATCTGGTTTGAGGTAAAGGTCCTTCACTTGAGTCAACCAGCAAAATAGCTCCATCAACCATATTTAAACTGCGTTCTACCTCACCACCGAAATCGGCATGTCCGGGAGTATCAACAATATTAATTTTTATATTATGATAATTAATAGCAGTATTTTTAGCACTGATGGTAATACCCCGCTCTTTCTCCAAATCCATATTGTCCATCACGCGCGTTTCTACCACCTGATTTTTCCTGAACGTTCCGCTTTGTCTCAGCATTCCGTCCAAAAGTGTTGTTTTCCCATGGTCAACATGGGCAATTATTGCAACATTTCTAATATTATTTTTTCGCATTCTCTTCTTTAGTTTTATTTATTTTTCAACCACAAATTTACATAAATTCATTTTTATTATTTTTTTTATGACTTTAATTTTCTTTTAAAACATATTCATCATAAAGAGTTTCAAATTGCAATTTATGCTTTGCTTCTTCTTCAGATAGTTTTAGAAAAAGTTTTTTAGTGTCTGCTTCGTCTATTTCTGTTGCAAGATCATTGTATAACTTTAGGGAAGATTCTTCTCTTTTCATAGCAACAATAAGAATGTCCTGATAATCCATATCCTCTTGAAGTTCTTTTTCAACTAAATAATCGCTAATCTTTAGATCTTGAATTTCTTTTAATTTCAAATTAAGAAAATCACCCTTTAGCAAATTTTTCAAAATTAGGATGTGCCCCTCTTCCATCTTCTCAAGATCATTCAACATATTTTTTTGATTCTTGAATTTAACCTTTTTTTGCAAGTATTGGTAGAATTCTACTGCTTCTTTTTCGCGATCAATAGCAAAATCAATCACTTCTTTTAATGTTTCTTTCGTCATAATGATTCCTTTTCATTATTAATTTATACATCATTGATAAAATTTCCATTGAAAAATTTGGAGTTACGAGCACATACTCGCAACTCCAATTTAAGTTTAATCAACCGGGCTGAACATATCTTTACCAACACCACATTCGGGACATGTCCAATCTTCAGGAAGGTCACCGAATTTAACATCATCATTTTCTGCGGGGTCGTAAATATATCCGCAGACATCACATTCATACTTTTGCATACTAACTCCTTTGAATATTTCCTTTAATAATTTTCAACCCATAATTCAAAATGTGCTTGGGGATGATCACAAACCGGGCATACTTCGGGAGCTTCGATAGATTCCACAATATGCCCACAATTTCTACATTTCCAAAATACTTTACCCTCTTTTTTGAAAACAGTATGATTTGCTACGTTTTCCAAGAGTTTACGATAACGTTCTTCATGTCTTTTTTCTACGAGAGCAACCAACTTGAATGTTTGGGCAACTTCTTCAAAACCCTCTTCTTCTGCTACTTTTGCAAAGTTTGGATAAAGTTCTGTCCATTCTTCATTTTCACCATTTGCAGCATATTCCAGATTCTTCAAAGTAGCGGCATAAGCAACCGGATAAGCGGCGTTTATTTCTACAACATTTCCATCCATGCCATTTTTAATTAACTG
The DNA window shown above is from Candidatus Cloacimonadota bacterium and carries:
- a CDS encoding ferritin family protein → MTKETLKEVIDFAIDREKEAVEFYQYLQKKVKFKNQKNMLNDLEKMEEGHILILKNLLKGDFLNLKLKEIQDLKISDYLVEKELQEDMDYQDILIVAMKREESSLKLYNDLATEIDEADTKKLFLKLSEEEAKHKLQFETLYDEYVLKEN
- a CDS encoding rubredoxin — translated: MQKYECDVCGYIYDPAENDDVKFGDLPEDWTCPECGVGKDMFSPVD
- a CDS encoding rubrerythrin family protein, encoding MEFKGSKTAENLMKSFAGESQARMRYNYYASVARKEGFRQIEEIFNETADNEKEHAKLFMKQLIKNGMDGNVVEINAAYPVAYAATLKNLEYAANGENEEWTELYPNFAKVAEEEGFEEVAQTFKLVALVEKRHEERYRKLLENVANHTVFKKEGKVFWKCRNCGHIVESIEAPEVCPVCDHPQAHFELWVENY